A genomic segment from Pristiophorus japonicus isolate sPriJap1 chromosome 16, sPriJap1.hap1, whole genome shotgun sequence encodes:
- the vps37d gene encoding vacuolar protein sorting-associated protein 37D: MSRDRFGILSTRQLRDVLEDEEKLGRMVQLSSQLQTLQLEREMLLAGNRKMAEDNLSLQPRLDDSKLCLARKYQELQEVTAVYEDKQRKVAAYLERHSPKSALELLQRETVKTEEESEEITDTFLAGKVSLEGFLERFHRTRKLCHMRKTQVEKLQDLIKKDKKKQQLVQQRLEQRVASHNVPPRHQNGPAGHVLHLRYGFTPTIVVTSEAANPFSVPSPLPQSKNLPPLSSRECQPAVSRPNTPFAPQGLRSGLRMLGQLPIWTPRPFKLQRAYPVQKQPPYR, translated from the exons ATGTCCCGGGACCGCTTCGGCATCCTCAGCACCCGGCAGCTGAGGGATGTGTTGGAGGACGAGGAGAAGCTGGGCAGGATGGTGCAGCTGAGCTCgcag TTACAGACACTGCAGCTGGAGCGGGAGATGCTCCTAGCTGGTAACCGGAAAATGGCAGAAGACAATCTCAGCCTGCAGCCTCGGCTAGATGACAGCAAACTATGTTTGGCCAGGAAATACCAGGAGCTGCAGGAGGTGACTGCAGTTTATGAGGACAAGCAGAGAAAAGTGG CCGCCTACCTGGAACGGCACAGCCCCAAGTCTGCGTTGGAGCTCCTGCAGAGAGAGACGGTTAAAACCGAAGAGGAATCTGAG GAAATCACTGACACATTCCTGGCTGGTAAGGTGTCACTGGAGGGCTTCCTGGAGAGGTTCCACAGGACAAGGAAACTTTGCCACATGAGAAAAACGCAAGTGGAGAAACTGCAGGACCTGATTAAAAAGGACAAAAAGAAGCAGCAGCTGGTGCAACAGCGGCTGGAACAGCGAGTGGCTTCGCACAACGTCCCTCCCAGGCACCAAAATGGACCCGCGGGCCACGTACTGCACCTGCGCTACGGCTTCACACCCACCATCGTCGTGACCTCCGAGGCCGCGAATCCCTTCTCTGTGCCTTCACCTCTTCCTCAGAGCAAGAACCTGCCCCCCCTCAGCTCGCGCGAGTGCCAGCCCGCGGTCTCGCGGCCCAACACTCCATTCGCGCCCCAGGGCCTGCGCTCAGGCCTGCGCATGCTGGGACAGCTCCCGATATGGACTCCGCGGCCATTTAAGCTTCAGCGGGCCTACCCGGTGCAGAAGCAGCCGCCCTACCGATAG